From the genome of Flavobacterium luteolum, one region includes:
- a CDS encoding homogentisate 1,2-dioxygenase, with amino-acid sequence MPLYHKLGDFPQKRHTQFEKPNGGFYYEQLFGTEGFHGHSSLSYHVHRPTQVKEILNSYSVEPKIAIGKNIKSLLFKGFELKPENDFLDSRKAMLVNKDCIIGLAAPKESLRNYFYKNADADEMLFIHRGKGKLRTMLGNIPFEYGDYLIIPRGIIYQIDFETEDNRLFYVESYSPFYTPKRYKNQSGQHLEHSPFCERDFILPNELETHDEKGDFLIKIKKEGMMHEVVYATHPFDVVGWDGYNFPYGFSIHNFEPITGRVHQPPPVHQTFETATFVVCSFCPRLYDYHPKAIPAPYNHSNIDSDEVLYYVDGDFMSRNNIEQGHITLHPKGIPHGPAPAAMERSIGHKETQELAVMVDTFRPLMVTEEAMGLDDGQYYKSWTE; translated from the coding sequence ATGCCACTATATCATAAACTTGGGGATTTTCCTCAAAAGCGACACACCCAATTTGAAAAACCAAATGGCGGTTTTTACTACGAACAATTGTTTGGAACTGAAGGTTTTCATGGACATTCGTCGCTATCTTATCACGTACACAGACCAACACAGGTTAAAGAAATTTTAAACTCTTATTCGGTTGAACCTAAAATTGCAATCGGAAAAAATATAAAATCACTTCTTTTTAAAGGTTTTGAATTAAAACCTGAAAATGATTTTCTAGACAGCCGAAAAGCGATGTTAGTCAATAAAGACTGTATTATTGGTTTGGCTGCGCCGAAAGAATCGCTTCGAAATTATTTCTACAAAAATGCCGATGCCGATGAAATGCTTTTCATTCATAGAGGAAAAGGAAAATTAAGAACCATGTTAGGAAATATTCCATTTGAATATGGCGATTACCTAATTATTCCACGTGGTATTATTTATCAGATCGATTTCGAAACAGAAGACAACCGATTATTTTATGTAGAATCGTACTCTCCTTTTTATACTCCTAAACGTTATAAAAATCAGTCAGGGCAGCATTTAGAACATTCTCCATTTTGCGAGCGTGATTTTATTCTGCCAAACGAATTGGAAACACATGACGAAAAAGGTGATTTTTTAATTAAAATCAAAAAAGAAGGAATGATGCACGAAGTGGTTTATGCCACACATCCGTTTGATGTTGTAGGCTGGGACGGCTACAATTTTCCATACGGATTTTCAATTCATAATTTCGAACCTATAACTGGACGTGTTCATCAACCGCCACCAGTACATCAAACTTTTGAAACAGCAACTTTTGTTGTTTGTTCATTCTGCCCAAGACTTTACGATTATCATCCAAAAGCTATTCCAGCACCATACAATCACAGCAATATAGATTCTGACGAAGTACTATATTATGTTGATGGTGATTTTATGAGCCGTAATAATATCGAGCAAGGTCATATCACTTTACACCCTAAAGGAATTCCGCACGGTCCAGCGCCAGCCGCAATGGAACGTAGTATTGGTCACAAAGAAACTCAAGAATTAGCTGTTATGGTGGATACTTTCCGTCCGTTAATGGTTACTGAAGAGGCTATGGGATTGGATGACGGCCAGTACTATAAATCTTGGACGGAATAG
- a CDS encoding four helix bundle protein: MTFNEKYKDNALLIKTFNFALNIIDYTTELQDQKKFVIANQLLKSGTSIGANSKESQNAESKADFIHKLKIAIKEADETEYWLFLCDAHKEYPNCKRLINDLSEILKILNKIISTSKRN; the protein is encoded by the coding sequence ATGACTTTTAACGAAAAATATAAAGACAACGCTCTTTTAATAAAAACCTTCAACTTTGCATTAAATATAATTGATTATACAACCGAACTTCAAGATCAAAAGAAATTCGTAATTGCAAACCAATTATTAAAAAGCGGAACATCAATTGGAGCTAATTCAAAAGAGTCACAAAACGCAGAAAGCAAGGCAGATTTTATTCATAAATTAAAAATTGCAATTAAAGAGGCAGATGAAACAGAGTATTGGTTGTTTTTATGTGATGCCCATAAGGAATATCCAAATTGCAAGCGTTTAATAAACGATCTTTCAGAAATTTTAAAAATTTTAAACAAAATAATATCAACATCTAAGAGGAATTAG
- the hppD gene encoding 4-hydroxyphenylpyruvate dioxygenase, translating to MSKEVKSVEYGLEKIFEGAQDFLPLLGTDYVEFYVGNAKQAAHYYKSAFGYQSLAYAGLETGVRDRASYVLKQDKIRIVLTTPLTADSPINEHLKKHGDGVKVAALWVEDATKSYEETMKRGARSFMEPTVEEDEFGQVVRSGIYTYGETVHIFVERKNYNGVFLPGYREWNSDFNPESTGLKYIDHMVGNVGWNEMNTWVKFYEDVMGFVNFLSFDDKQITTEYSALMSKVMSNGNGRIKFPINEPAEGKKKSQIEEYLDFYGGPGIQHIAIATDDIIKTVSQLRARGVEFLSAPPHTYYQAIPERLGVHMDMMKEDLNEIEKLAIMVDADEDGYLLQIFTKPVQDRPTLFFEIIQRMGAKGFGAGNFKALFESIEREQELRGTL from the coding sequence ATGAGTAAAGAAGTTAAATCAGTAGAATACGGATTAGAAAAAATATTTGAAGGAGCACAAGATTTCCTTCCATTATTAGGAACAGATTATGTAGAATTTTATGTAGGTAATGCAAAACAAGCAGCTCATTACTATAAATCTGCATTTGGATATCAATCTTTGGCTTATGCTGGATTGGAAACTGGAGTAAGAGACAGAGCTTCTTATGTTTTAAAACAAGACAAAATCAGAATTGTTTTGACAACGCCATTAACAGCTGATTCTCCAATAAACGAACATTTGAAAAAACATGGCGACGGAGTAAAAGTTGCAGCACTTTGGGTTGAAGATGCTACAAAATCTTACGAAGAAACTATGAAACGTGGCGCTCGTTCTTTTATGGAACCAACGGTTGAAGAAGATGAATTTGGTCAGGTTGTTCGTTCCGGAATTTACACTTACGGAGAAACGGTTCACATTTTTGTAGAAAGAAAAAACTACAATGGCGTTTTCTTGCCAGGCTACAGAGAATGGAATTCTGACTTTAACCCAGAATCAACCGGATTAAAATATATTGATCACATGGTTGGAAATGTGGGTTGGAATGAAATGAATACTTGGGTAAAATTCTACGAAGACGTTATGGGATTCGTGAATTTCTTATCTTTTGATGACAAACAAATTACTACAGAATATTCTGCTTTGATGAGTAAAGTAATGTCTAACGGAAACGGAAGAATTAAATTCCCAATCAACGAACCAGCCGAAGGAAAGAAAAAATCTCAAATTGAAGAATATTTAGACTTCTACGGCGGACCTGGAATTCAGCATATCGCTATCGCTACAGATGATATTATTAAAACGGTATCACAATTAAGAGCTCGTGGTGTTGAATTTTTATCGGCTCCTCCTCATACATATTACCAAGCAATTCCTGAAAGATTGGGCGTTCATATGGATATGATGAAAGAAGATTTAAACGAAATCGAGAAACTTGCCATCATGGTAGATGCTGATGAAGATGGATACTTATTGCAAATATTTACTAAGCCAGTTCAAGACAGACCGACGCTTTTCTTCGAAATTATTCAAAGAATGGGTGCAAAAGGATTCGGTGCAGGTAACTTTAAAGCCCTTTTTGAGTCAATCGAAAGAGAGCAAGAATTGAGAGGAACGCTGTAA
- a CDS encoding DUF3108 domain-containing protein: protein MKKLILIILALTLLAFSPQKEDAFDTGEYFKFRIHYGIVNAGYATLEVKDATINNKKVFHSVGKGYTTGMSKFFFKVEDLYESYFDKETGKPYRYVRKIDEGGYTKNQEGFFNQNENRVLVKDYKRKTEKTIIVTEGVQDIVSAFYYLRNHPNIDKLKSGEAITIDMFFDDEITKFKLKYVGRQDITTKFGTVSTMVFKPLVQTGRVFKEKESLTLWITDDVNKVPIRIKADLAVGSLKADLDEYKGLKSPLKAKK, encoded by the coding sequence ATGAAAAAGCTCATCCTCATTATATTAGCACTAACACTACTTGCTTTCAGCCCTCAAAAAGAAGACGCTTTCGACACAGGAGAATATTTCAAATTTAGAATACATTACGGAATTGTAAATGCTGGATATGCAACACTTGAAGTAAAAGATGCTACCATAAACAACAAAAAGGTATTTCACTCTGTTGGAAAAGGTTACACAACTGGAATGTCCAAATTTTTCTTTAAAGTAGAAGATTTGTATGAAAGTTATTTTGACAAAGAGACAGGAAAACCGTACCGCTATGTCCGAAAAATTGATGAAGGTGGCTACACCAAAAATCAAGAAGGTTTTTTTAATCAGAATGAAAATAGAGTTTTAGTAAAAGACTATAAACGCAAAACAGAAAAAACAATCATTGTTACGGAAGGCGTACAAGATATAGTTTCTGCTTTTTATTATCTGAGAAACCACCCAAACATTGACAAACTTAAATCGGGTGAAGCCATTACAATTGACATGTTTTTTGATGATGAAATCACAAAATTTAAGTTAAAATATGTAGGTCGTCAAGATATTACGACTAAATTTGGAACCGTTTCTACGATGGTCTTCAAGCCATTGGTACAAACGGGAAGAGTATTTAAAGAAAAAGAGAGTTTAACGCTCTGGATAACAGACGATGTAAACAAAGTTCCAATTAGAATTAAAGCAGATTTGGCTGTAGGATCTCTTAAAGCCGATCTCGATGAATATAAAGGATTAAAAAGTCCACTAAAAGCAAAAAAATAA